In Nicotiana tabacum cultivar K326 chromosome 19, ASM71507v2, whole genome shotgun sequence, one DNA window encodes the following:
- the LOC107790860 gene encoding pentatricopeptide repeat-containing protein At2g03880, mitochondrial: MSLQLHRTIQTFASSITRGHKCSLVDKNKKLSELSKLGHTDAARKMFDKMPEKDEFTWNTIIAAYANVGRLVEARQVFKEVPIKSSISWSSLICGYCKHGFEIEGFELFWQMQSEGHIPSQFTLGSILRMCAIKGLLSRGEQIHGYAIKTCFDVNVFVMTGLIDMYAKSKRISEAECIFQVMSHGKNHVTWTAMINGYSQNGDALRAIQCFSNMHSEGIEANQYTFPGVLTSCAALYDNRFGVQVHSCIVKGGFEANVFVQSSLIDMYSKCGDLHSAKKALELMEVDHAVSWNSMILGCVRHGVPGEALSLFKRMHASDMEVDEFTYPSVLNSLACIQDVKNGKCLHCMVVKTGYESYKLVSNALIDMYAKQGELACAVSVFNSMVEKDVISWTSLVTGCAHNGSYEEALKFFCEMRMAEIEPDHIIIASVLSSCSELALLELGQQVHADFLKSGLEASLSIDNSLMTMYANCGYLEDAKKVFNSMQMRNVISWTALIVAYAQNGKGKESVRFYDEMIASGIEPDFITFIGLLFACSHTGLVEHGKKYFDSMKKDYGIRPSADHYACMIDLLGRAGKIQEAEKLVNEMDIAPDATVWKALLAACRVHGSTDLAEKASIALFQLEPQDAAPYVMLSNIYSAAGKWKDAAKLRRKMKLKGVNKEPGYSWIEMNGVVHTFISEGRSHPKSDEIYSKLDDVITLIKEAGYVPDLNFSLHDINEEGRERSLSYHSEKLAIAFGLLCVPNGVPIRIYKNLRVCGDCHNAMKFMSRVFDRQIILRDSNCFHHFKEGICSCGDYW; encoded by the coding sequence ATGTCTCTGCAACTTCATCGCACGATTCAAACCTTTGCAAGTTCGATTACACGAGGCCATAAATGTTCCTtagttgataaaaataaaaaactgagTGAGTTGTCAAAACTGGGTCACACTGATGCAGCTCGaaagatgtttgataaaatgcctgaGAAAGACGAGTTTACATGGAATACAATTATTGCGGCGTATGCCAATGTAGGAAGGCTTGTTGAAGCAAGACAAGTGTTCAAGGAGGTCCCAATTAAGAGTTCAATTTCTTGGTCTTCTCTTATTTGTGGATACTGTAAGCATGgttttgaaattgaaggatttgaaTTGTTCTGGCAAATGCAAAGTGAGGGGCATATACCCAGTCAGTTCACATTGGGAAGTATTCTGAGAATGTGCGCGATAAAAGGCTTGCTTTCAAGAGGTGAACAGATACATGGCTATGCTATTAAGACTTGTTTTGATGTGAATGTTTTTGTTATGACTGGCCTTATTGATATGTATGCAAAGTCTAAGCGCATCTCGGAAGCTGAGTGTATTTTTCAAGTTATGTCTCATGGGAAAAATCATGTTACTTGGACTGCTATGATTAATGGGTATTCTCAAAATGGTGATGCATTAAGAGCAATTCAGTGTTTTAGCAACATGCATTCAGAAGGGATTGAGGCGAACCAGTATACATTTCCCGGTGTTTTAACTTCCTGTGCTGCACTCTATGATAATAGATTTGGGGTACAGGTACATAGTTGCATTGTCAAGGGTGGTTTTGAGGCCAATGTGTTTGTTCAAAGCTCGTTAATCGACATGTATTCTAAATGTGGGGATTTGCACAGTGCTAAGAAGGCATTGGAATTGATGGAGGTAGATCATGCAGTTTCTTGGAATTCGATGATACTTGGGTGTGTGAGGCATGGAGTTCCAGGGGAAGCACTGTCTTTGTTCAAAAGGATGCATGCTAGTGATATGGAAGTGGATGAATTTACTTACCCTTCAGTTCTGAATTCTCTTGCTTGTATACAGGATGTCAAAAATGGGAAATGTCTTCATTGCATGGTTGTTAAAACTGGATATGAAAGCTACAAGCTTGTAAGCAATGCACTTATTGATATGTATGCTAAACAGGGAGAACTAGCTTGTGCAGTGAGTGTCTTCAACAGCATGGTGGAAAAGGATGTAATCTCATGGACATCACTTGTCACTGGCTGTGCTCACAATGGCTCTTATGAAGAAGCTCTTAAATTCTTTTGTGAGATGAGAATGGCTGAAATTGAACCAGACCATATTATCATTGCTAGTGTTCTAAGTTCTTGCTCAGAATTGGCACTACTTGAACTTGGGCAACAAGTTCATGCGGATTTTCTTAAATCTGGCCTTGAGGCATCATTATCAATTGATAATTCTCTTATGACAATGTATGCCAATTGTGGGTACCTTGAAGACGCCAAAAAAGTATTCAACTCAATGCAAATGCGTAATGTGATCAGTTGGACTGCTCTTATAGTGGCTTATGCCCAGAATGGCAAAGGAAAGGAGTCTGTGAGATTTTATGACGAGATGATTGCAAGTGGAATAGAACCCGACTTCATTACATTTATAGGCTTATTATTTGCCTGCAGCCATACAGGTCTTGTTGAGCATGGAAAGAAGTACTTCGATTCAATGAAGAAAGATTATGGGATAAGACCAAGCGCTGACCACTATGCATGTATGATCGATCTTTTGGGTCGTGCTGGGAAAATACAGGAGGCTGAGAAATTAGTCAATGAAATGGATATTGCACCTGATGCTACTGTGTGGAAAGCGTTGCTTGCTGCATGTAGAGTACATGGGAGCACAGATCTAGCAGAGAAAGCATCAATTGCCCTCTTTCAGTTAGAACCACAAGATGCTGCCCCGTATGTTATGTTGTCAAATATCTATTCAGCTGCAGGAAAATGGAAAGATGCAGCAAAACTTagaagaaaaatgaagttgaagGGTGTTAATAAAGAGCCTGGTTATAGTTGGATTGAGATGAATGGAGTTGTCCACACATTTATATCTGAGGGAAGAAGCCATCCAAAGAGTGATGAAATTTACTCAAAACTTGATGATGTTATTACATTGATTAAGGAAGCTGGATATGTGCCAGACTTGAATTTTTCTCTCCATGATATCAATGAAGAAGGTAGGGAACGAAGTCTTTCTTATCACAGTGAGAAGTTGGCTATTGCTTTTGGGCTTCTTTGTGTGCCAAATGGAGTACCAATTCGGATTTACAAGAACCTTCGTGTATGCGGTGACTGTCATAATGCGATGAAGTTCATGTCAAGAGTTTTTGATCGACAAATTATTTTGCGAGATTCaaattgttttcatcattttaagGAAGGAATATGTTCTTGTGGGGATTATTGGTAG
- the LOC107799265 gene encoding shaggy-related protein kinase epsilon-like (The RefSeq protein has 1 substitution compared to this genomic sequence): MNVMRRLKSIASGRSSVSDPGGDSSIKRVKVEQEVDQRVVGETQMEERCTTIVPKEDMASTSKGTTTGSTSTMDTRPENSEFDELPKEMHEMKIKDEKADSHEDNLKDMEPAVVSGNGTETGQIIVTTVSGRNGQQKQTLSYMAERVVGTGSFGTVFQAKCLETGESVAIKKVLQDRRYKNRELQIMRTLDHPNVVKLRHCFYSTTEKNEVYLNLVLEYVSETVYRVSRHYSRMNQHMPIIYVQLYTYQICRALNYMHGVLGVCHRDIKPQNLLVNPHTHQLKLCDFGSAKMLVPGEPNISYICSRYYRAPELIFGATEYTTAIDMWSAGCVMAELLLGQPLFPGESGVDQLVEIIKILGTPTREEIRCMNPNYTEFKFPQIKAHPWHKIFHKRMPPEAVDLVSRLLQYSPTLRCTALEACAHPFFDPLREPNACLPNGRPLPPLFNFTAQELSGAPADLRKRLIPEHMRK; this comes from the exons ATGAATGTCATGCGTCGCCTTAAGAGCATTGCTTCTGGACGTTCCTCCGTTTCAGATCCT GGTGGCGATTCAAGCATAAAGAGGGTGAAGGTTGAGCAAGAAGTAGATCAAAGGGTGGTTGGTGAAACTCAAATGGAAGAGAGATGTACAACTATAGTTCCAAAAGAGGATATGGCTTCTACTTCTAAGGGCACAACTACTGGAAGCACATCAACTATGGATACTAGACCAGAAAATTCGGAGTTTGATGAGCTTCCTAAAGAAATGCATGAAATGAAAATTAAAGACGAAAAAGCTGATAGTCATGAGGATAATTTAAAG GATATGGAACCTGCTGTTGTTAGTGGTAATGGAACGGAAACTGGTCAGATAATTGTGACTACTGTGAGTGGTCGAAATGGACAACAGAAACAG ACATTGTCTTACATGGCGGAGCGCGTGGTTGGTACTGGTTCATTTGGAACTGTATTTCAg GCGAAGTGCTTGGAAACTGGTGAATCTGTTGCTATAAAGAAAGTCTTACAAGATAGGAGATATAAGAACAGAGAACTTCAGATTATGCGCACGCTTGATCATCCTAATGTTGTTAAACTAAGACACTGCTTCTATTCTACTACTGAAAAGAATGAAGTCTACCTTAACCTTGTCCTTGAATATGTTTCTGAAACTGTTTACCGAGTTTCAAGGCACTACAGCAGAATGAACCAACACATGCCCATTATATATGTGCAGCTATACACATACCAG ATATGTCGGGCTTTGAATTACATGCATGGTGTTCTTGGTGTATGCCATCGTGATATTAAACCACAGAATCTTTTG GTTAATCCCCACACACATCAGCTAAAGCTCTGTGATTTTGGGAGTGCAAagatgttg GTGCCTGGAGAGCCCAACATATCATACATTTGTTCTCGTTATTATAGGGCCCCTGAATTGATCTTTGGGGCTACGGAGTACACAACTGCAATTGACATGTGGTCTGCTGGTTGTGTTATGGCTGAGCTACTTCTGGGACAG CCTCTTTTCCCCGGAGAAAGTGGTGTTGATCAGCTGGTGGAAATCATCAAG ATTTTGGGGACACCAACTAGAGAGGAGATTAGGTGCATGAATCCAAACTACACAGAGTTCAAGTTTCCCCAGATCAAAGCTCACCCGTGGCACAAG ATATTTCATAAAAGAATGCCTCCTGAAGCAGTAGATCTTGTATCAAGGCTTCTTCAATATTCTCCAACTCTACGTTGTACTGCT TTGGAGGCATGTGCACATCCTTTCTTTGATGCTTTAAGGGAACCAAATGCTTGCTTGCCAAATGGGCGACCTCTGCCACCTCTATTCAACTTTACAGCTCAAG AGCTCTCTGGTGCACCTGCTGACCTGCGAAAACGCCTTATTCCTGAACACATGCGCAAGTGA
- the LOC107799265 gene encoding shaggy-related protein kinase epsilon-like isoform X1: MNVMRRLKSIASGRSSVSDPGGDSSIKRVKVEQEVDQRVVGETQMEERCTTIVPKEDMASTSKGTTTGSTSTMDTRPENSEFDELPKEMHEMKIKDEKADSHEDNLKDMEPAVVSGNGTETGQIIVTTVSGRNGQQKQTLSYMAERVVGTGSFGTVFQAKCLETGESVAIKKVLQDRRYKNRELQIMRTLDHPNVVKLRHCFYSTTEKNEVYLNLVLEYVSETVYRVSRHYSRMNQHMPIIYVQLYTYQVNPHTHQLKLCDFGSAKMLVPGEPNISYICSRYYRAPELIFGATEYTTAIDMWSAGCVMAELLLGQPLFPGESGVDQLVEIIKILGTPTREEIRCMNPNYTEFKFPQIKAHPWHKIFHKRMPPEAVDLVSRLLQYSPTLRCTALEACAHPFFDALREPNACLPNGRPLPPLFNFTAQELSGAPADLRKRLIPEHMRK; encoded by the exons ATGAATGTCATGCGTCGCCTTAAGAGCATTGCTTCTGGACGTTCCTCCGTTTCAGATCCT GGTGGCGATTCAAGCATAAAGAGGGTGAAGGTTGAGCAAGAAGTAGATCAAAGGGTGGTTGGTGAAACTCAAATGGAAGAGAGATGTACAACTATAGTTCCAAAAGAGGATATGGCTTCTACTTCTAAGGGCACAACTACTGGAAGCACATCAACTATGGATACTAGACCAGAAAATTCGGAGTTTGATGAGCTTCCTAAAGAAATGCATGAAATGAAAATTAAAGACGAAAAAGCTGATAGTCATGAGGATAATTTAAAG GATATGGAACCTGCTGTTGTTAGTGGTAATGGAACGGAAACTGGTCAGATAATTGTGACTACTGTGAGTGGTCGAAATGGACAACAGAAACAG ACATTGTCTTACATGGCGGAGCGCGTGGTTGGTACTGGTTCATTTGGAACTGTATTTCAg GCGAAGTGCTTGGAAACTGGTGAATCTGTTGCTATAAAGAAAGTCTTACAAGATAGGAGATATAAGAACAGAGAACTTCAGATTATGCGCACGCTTGATCATCCTAATGTTGTTAAACTAAGACACTGCTTCTATTCTACTACTGAAAAGAATGAAGTCTACCTTAACCTTGTCCTTGAATATGTTTCTGAAACTGTTTACCGAGTTTCAAGGCACTACAGCAGAATGAACCAACACATGCCCATTATATATGTGCAGCTATACACATACCAG GTTAATCCCCACACACATCAGCTAAAGCTCTGTGATTTTGGGAGTGCAAagatgttg GTGCCTGGAGAGCCCAACATATCATACATTTGTTCTCGTTATTATAGGGCCCCTGAATTGATCTTTGGGGCTACGGAGTACACAACTGCAATTGACATGTGGTCTGCTGGTTGTGTTATGGCTGAGCTACTTCTGGGACAG CCTCTTTTCCCCGGAGAAAGTGGTGTTGATCAGCTGGTGGAAATCATCAAG ATTTTGGGGACACCAACTAGAGAGGAGATTAGGTGCATGAATCCAAACTACACAGAGTTCAAGTTTCCCCAGATCAAAGCTCACCCGTGGCACAAG ATATTTCATAAAAGAATGCCTCCTGAAGCAGTAGATCTTGTATCAAGGCTTCTTCAATATTCTCCAACTCTACGTTGTACTGCT TTGGAGGCATGTGCACATCCTTTCTTTGATGCTTTAAGGGAACCAAATGCTTGCTTGCCAAATGGGCGACCTCTGCCACCTCTATTCAACTTTACAGCTCAAG AGCTCTCTGGTGCACCTGCTGACCTGCGAAAACGCCTTATTCCTGAACACATGCGCAAGTGA